One region of Streptomyces sp. CG4 genomic DNA includes:
- a CDS encoding nucleotide sugar dehydrogenase, with product MSRTMNDDAPRRADRRVAVVGQGYVGLPLAVRAVEAGYTVVGYDVDDARISRLRSGDSYVEDVDEQRLAKALESGAYHPTTDAGALAGFDVAVVTVPTPLLDDVPDLSCIEEAALTLAGHLRPGALVVLESTTYPGTTEDVFGALLQKESGLQPGADFHLGYSPERIDPGNQRWTLETTPKIVSGVGPESLRRVEEFYDTVVERTVPVRDPKTAELAKLLENTYRHVNIALVNEMAVIARELGVDAWEAIDAASSKPFGFMPFTPGPGVGGHCLPVDPRYLSWRVERQLGRRFRFVDLANDVNSQMPHYVVQRLVQALNRLQRPANGSRVLLLGLAYKRNSGDARESPALRVAELLLRTGAQVHAVDPHVRETAPLDARVRRVELTEEEVAAADAVVLLTDHDDFDYDVVLRGAQHVLDCRRRLRPAVNVEIL from the coding sequence ATGTCCCGAACGATGAACGACGACGCCCCGCGGCGCGCGGATCGCCGGGTGGCCGTGGTCGGCCAAGGGTATGTGGGTCTGCCGCTGGCCGTGCGCGCGGTGGAGGCCGGGTACACGGTCGTCGGCTACGACGTGGACGACGCCCGGATCTCCCGGCTGCGCTCGGGCGACTCCTATGTGGAGGACGTCGACGAGCAACGGCTGGCCAAGGCACTGGAGTCGGGGGCCTACCACCCGACGACCGACGCCGGCGCGCTCGCCGGCTTCGACGTGGCCGTGGTCACCGTGCCCACGCCGCTGCTGGACGACGTACCCGATCTGAGCTGCATCGAGGAGGCGGCGCTGACCCTGGCCGGGCATCTGCGGCCGGGCGCGCTGGTCGTCCTGGAGTCCACCACCTACCCGGGCACCACCGAGGACGTGTTCGGGGCGCTGCTGCAGAAGGAGAGCGGGCTGCAGCCCGGGGCCGACTTCCACCTCGGCTACAGCCCCGAACGCATCGACCCCGGCAACCAGCGCTGGACCCTGGAGACCACTCCCAAGATCGTGTCGGGCGTGGGCCCGGAGTCCCTGCGCCGGGTCGAGGAGTTCTACGACACGGTGGTCGAGCGGACCGTGCCGGTGCGCGACCCGAAGACCGCCGAGCTGGCCAAGCTCCTGGAGAACACCTACCGGCACGTCAACATCGCGCTGGTCAACGAGATGGCGGTGATCGCCCGCGAACTCGGTGTGGACGCCTGGGAGGCGATCGACGCGGCCTCCTCCAAGCCGTTCGGCTTCATGCCGTTCACGCCGGGTCCCGGGGTGGGCGGCCACTGTCTGCCGGTCGACCCCCGCTATCTGTCCTGGCGGGTGGAGCGCCAGCTGGGCCGCCGGTTCCGGTTCGTCGACCTGGCCAACGACGTCAACAGCCAGATGCCGCACTACGTGGTGCAGCGTCTGGTGCAGGCCCTCAACCGGCTCCAGCGTCCGGCGAACGGCTCCCGGGTGCTGCTGCTGGGGCTGGCGTACAAGCGCAACAGCGGGGACGCCCGCGAGTCGCCGGCGCTGCGGGTCGCCGAACTGCTGCTGCGCACCGGCGCGCAGGTGCACGCCGTGGACCCGCACGTACGCGAGACCGCGCCGCTGGACGCCCGGGTGCGCCGGGTGGAGCTGACCGAGGAGGAGGTGGCCGCGGCGGACGCGGTGGTGCTGCTCACGGATCACGACGACTTCGACTACGACGTCGTCCTGCGCGGCGCCCAGCACGTCCTGGACTGCCGGCGGCGGCTGCGGCCGGCCGTCAACGTCGAGATCCTCTGA
- a CDS encoding DegT/DnrJ/EryC1/StrS family aminotransferase encodes MRTLPFFPPDLFEDDREALLSALHELGTGPGQRFILGERTAALEEALREMTGAGHVVACSSGTGALELSVRALDIGPGDEVIVPAFCCQPVASSVANTGATPVFADVDPWTMVLDPDATKSLITERTKALMPAHVFSIMADMERLGAIAREHGVALIEDAAVAQGAVLDGRPAGRWGDLGVFSFFQVKAFGTAGEGGVVLTDDPELARAARMLRNHGQDGVHRFLHHRIGQNSRFDEVLAAFQLHRLPGFPDRLERRARIADYYTERFEPLRERGVLAPPAGRNGRCYYVYSLLVDRREDLRAYLTEHRIGSHIYYPVPLPRQPAFAPWAAPEGSWPNAERASARNLAIPIWPHLTDAEVEFIADTVCEFYA; translated from the coding sequence ATGAGGACTCTGCCCTTCTTTCCCCCCGATCTCTTCGAGGACGACCGCGAGGCCCTGCTGTCGGCCCTGCACGAGCTGGGCACGGGTCCCGGGCAGCGCTTCATCCTCGGCGAGCGCACCGCCGCACTGGAGGAGGCGCTGCGCGAGATGACCGGCGCCGGCCATGTCGTGGCCTGCTCCAGCGGCACGGGGGCGCTGGAGCTGTCCGTGCGGGCGCTGGACATCGGCCCCGGCGACGAGGTGATCGTGCCGGCCTTCTGCTGCCAGCCGGTGGCCAGTTCGGTGGCGAACACGGGTGCCACCCCGGTCTTCGCCGATGTCGACCCGTGGACCATGGTCCTGGACCCCGACGCCACCAAGTCGCTGATCACCGAGCGCACGAAGGCGCTGATGCCGGCCCATGTCTTCTCGATCATGGCGGACATGGAGCGGCTCGGGGCGATCGCCCGTGAGCACGGGGTCGCCCTGATCGAGGACGCGGCGGTCGCCCAGGGCGCCGTCCTGGACGGCCGGCCCGCCGGACGCTGGGGCGACCTCGGGGTGTTCTCCTTCTTCCAGGTCAAGGCGTTCGGTACCGCGGGCGAGGGCGGCGTCGTGCTCACCGACGACCCCGAACTGGCGCGTGCCGCCCGGATGCTGCGCAACCACGGGCAGGACGGTGTCCACCGCTTCCTGCACCACCGGATCGGCCAGAACAGCCGGTTCGACGAGGTGCTGGCCGCCTTCCAGCTGCACCGGCTGCCCGGCTTCCCGGACCGGCTGGAACGCCGGGCACGGATCGCCGACTACTACACGGAGCGCTTCGAGCCGCTGCGCGAGCGCGGGGTGCTCGCGCCGCCCGCCGGCCGCAACGGCCGCTGCTACTACGTCTATTCACTGCTCGTCGACCGCCGCGAGGACCTGCGCGCCTATCTGACGGAGCACCGGATCGGCAGCCACATCTACTACCCCGTCCCGCTGCCCCGGCAGCCCGCCTTCGCACCGTGGGCCGCTCCGGAGGGCAGCTGGCCGAACGCCGAGCGGGCCTCCGCACGCAACCTGGCCATCCCGATCTGGCCCCATCTGACCGATGCCGAGGTGGAGTTCATCGCCGACACGGTCTGCGAGTTCTACGCATGA
- the ispH gene encoding 4-hydroxy-3-methylbut-2-enyl diphosphate reductase produces the protein MVLAEPRSFCAGVQRAIDIVEAALERFGPPVYVRKQIVHNEHVVRDLETRGARFVDSEAEVPVGALCVFSAHGVAPTVREAAADRELRVIDATCPLVSKVHQEARRFAEDRRTILLIGHAEHEEVEGTYGEAPERTVVVGTVDEVRALDLPRDAPVAYLTQTTLALDETREIIEALEERFDDLRGPGSDDICYASQNRQNAVKAVAARTGLVLVVGSTNSSNSVRMVEVARDAGTPAHLVPSPDDLDESWLTGVESVGVSAGASAPGVLVDGLLHRLAALGYRTVEVERTATEDVVFGLPSALKGTA, from the coding sequence GTGGTTCTTGCTGAGCCGCGCAGTTTCTGCGCCGGTGTGCAACGCGCCATCGACATCGTCGAAGCCGCACTGGAACGCTTCGGTCCGCCCGTCTACGTACGCAAACAGATCGTCCACAACGAACACGTGGTGCGCGACCTCGAGACCCGCGGCGCGCGGTTCGTGGACTCCGAGGCGGAGGTGCCGGTCGGCGCCCTCTGCGTCTTCTCCGCGCACGGCGTCGCGCCGACCGTGCGCGAGGCCGCCGCCGACCGCGAACTGCGGGTGATCGACGCCACCTGCCCCCTCGTCTCCAAGGTGCACCAGGAGGCCCGGCGGTTCGCCGAGGACCGCCGCACGATCCTGCTCATCGGCCACGCCGAGCACGAGGAGGTCGAGGGCACCTACGGCGAGGCACCCGAACGCACCGTGGTCGTCGGCACCGTCGACGAGGTGCGCGCCCTCGACCTGCCGCGCGACGCGCCGGTCGCCTATCTCACGCAGACCACCCTCGCCCTGGACGAGACCAGGGAGATCATCGAGGCGCTGGAGGAGCGGTTCGACGATCTGCGCGGCCCGGGCAGCGACGACATCTGCTACGCCAGTCAGAACCGGCAGAACGCCGTCAAGGCCGTCGCCGCCCGCACCGGCCTGGTGCTCGTCGTCGGCTCCACGAACTCCTCCAACTCCGTACGGATGGTGGAGGTCGCCCGCGACGCCGGCACCCCGGCCCACCTCGTCCCCAGCCCCGACGACCTCGACGAGAGCTGGCTCACTGGGGTGGAGTCGGTCGGCGTCAGCGCCGGCGCGAGCGCCCCCGGCGTCCTCGTCGACGGCCTGCTGCACCGGCTCGCCGCACTCGGCTACCGCACGGTCGAGGTCGAGCGGACCGCCACCGAGGACGTCGTGTTCGGGCTGCCTTCCGCACTGAAGGGCACGGCATGA
- a CDS encoding polyprenyl synthetase family protein: MSDDLKSGLSDGDGLEGGMGDGVEGGTSGGLKGGAGDGLEGGTSGGLKGGMADGLEGGLSDDVLGRSLEAVQRRIDAVLVEESARWTAVDPRCAAFVDAVTAITTAKGKLLRPRFCLLGHLAAGGDPGHDQALDAAAALELLHSFALLRDDVLDDSPLRRGAVTAHERHAEDHRARGLRGEPRRYGEGVANLAADLAHVYADRLTRALPAAARAVWDETRIEVTVGQYLDIAVAAEGVADPELSRWIAVCKSGRYTIHRPLQLGSALAGRPDLAEVFEGYGLPLGEAFQLRDDLIDAFGDSDDTGKPTGLDFDRFKMSYLLSLAVRRDERIRELAAAPAGPGGAARMRALLVETGVAEEVEQRIAHLVDQARRAVADAPLVPRWRTELMDLTTRVAYRDR; encoded by the coding sequence ATGAGCGACGACTTGAAGAGCGGCCTGAGTGACGGAGACGGGCTGGAGGGTGGCATGGGGGATGGTGTGGAGGGCGGCACGAGCGGTGGCCTGAAGGGCGGCGCGGGTGACGGCCTGGAGGGCGGCACGAGCGGTGGTCTGAAGGGCGGCATGGCTGACGGCCTGGAGGGCGGTCTGAGTGACGACGTCCTCGGCCGGTCGCTGGAGGCCGTCCAGCGGCGCATCGACGCCGTCCTCGTCGAGGAGAGCGCGCGCTGGACCGCCGTGGACCCGCGCTGCGCCGCGTTCGTCGACGCCGTCACCGCCATCACCACCGCCAAGGGCAAGCTGCTGCGTCCCCGCTTCTGTCTGCTCGGCCATCTCGCCGCCGGCGGCGACCCCGGCCACGACCAGGCGCTCGACGCCGCCGCGGCCCTTGAACTCCTGCACAGCTTCGCCCTGTTGCGCGACGACGTGCTCGACGACTCCCCGCTGCGCCGGGGCGCCGTCACCGCGCACGAACGGCACGCCGAGGACCACCGGGCGCGCGGGCTGCGCGGCGAACCCCGCCGCTACGGCGAGGGCGTCGCCAACCTCGCCGCCGACCTCGCGCACGTCTACGCCGACCGGCTCACCCGCGCCCTGCCCGCCGCGGCACGCGCGGTGTGGGATGAGACCCGCATCGAGGTCACCGTCGGCCAGTACCTCGACATCGCCGTGGCCGCCGAGGGCGTGGCCGACCCGGAGCTGTCCCGCTGGATCGCGGTCTGCAAGTCCGGCCGGTACACCATCCACCGCCCGCTGCAGCTCGGCTCCGCCCTCGCGGGCCGGCCCGACCTCGCCGAGGTCTTCGAGGGATACGGCCTGCCGCTGGGCGAGGCGTTCCAGCTCCGGGACGACCTCATCGACGCCTTCGGCGACTCCGATGACACCGGCAAGCCCACCGGCCTCGACTTCGACCGGTTCAAGATGAGCTACCTGCTGAGCCTCGCCGTACGCCGCGACGAGCGGATCAGGGAACTCGCCGCCGCGCCCGCGGGCCCCGGGGGCGCGGCCAGGATGCGCGCACTGCTCGTCGAGACGGGCGTGGCCGAGGAGGTCGAACAGCGCATCGCGCACCTCGTCGACCAGGCGCGCCGGGCCGTGGCCGACGCACCCCTGGTGCCCCGGTGGCGCACCGAGCTGATGGACCTCACCACGCGTGTGGCCTACCGGGACCGCTGA
- a CDS encoding UbiA family prenyltransferase — translation MTVTTSAAPRPGVRERAGAYAKLAKLSFFDYYLCVLVVLALQPGAAWQRPRTWWVLVLFDLGWVGIVAATVALDDVTGLRDGSDARNYDPQESLRARDRKPLLDGRLTLRQALRFGWGCAVGGSALWALTALVAPHRPWWALVAAGFSVLISVQYSYGLKLSYRGGQEAVIWLSTGLCVLVPFALLHGEMTGAAWLECFLFGLWSLMVSVYSNINDVDGDREAGRRNLATSVSPGVYRGFIAGLSLAETGAIVLTAAVGAVPWWFCAFLLPVMALRARQAHAGLIAGEVLSARKQGVTIHRWGVVLLVAANLVLVHNG, via the coding sequence ATGACGGTCACGACCTCGGCGGCGCCGCGCCCGGGCGTCCGGGAGCGGGCGGGCGCGTACGCGAAGCTGGCGAAGCTCTCGTTCTTCGACTACTACCTGTGCGTCCTCGTGGTGCTGGCCCTGCAGCCCGGCGCGGCGTGGCAGCGGCCGCGCACCTGGTGGGTGCTGGTGCTGTTCGACCTGGGCTGGGTGGGGATCGTGGCGGCCACCGTCGCACTCGACGACGTCACCGGGCTGCGGGACGGCAGCGACGCCCGCAACTACGACCCGCAGGAGTCGCTGCGGGCCCGGGACCGCAAGCCGCTGCTCGACGGCCGGCTCACCCTGCGCCAGGCGCTGCGCTTCGGCTGGGGATGTGCCGTCGGAGGCAGCGCGCTGTGGGCGCTCACCGCGCTGGTCGCCCCGCACCGGCCCTGGTGGGCGCTGGTCGCGGCGGGCTTCTCGGTGCTCATCAGCGTGCAGTACTCCTACGGCCTCAAGCTCAGCTACCGGGGCGGCCAGGAGGCGGTCATCTGGCTGAGCACCGGTCTGTGCGTGCTGGTCCCGTTCGCCCTGCTGCACGGGGAGATGACCGGCGCGGCCTGGCTGGAGTGCTTCCTGTTCGGGCTGTGGAGCCTGATGGTCTCGGTCTACTCCAACATCAACGACGTCGACGGCGACCGGGAGGCCGGCCGGCGCAACCTGGCCACGAGTGTCTCCCCGGGCGTCTACCGGGGCTTCATCGCCGGGCTGTCGCTGGCCGAGACGGGCGCGATCGTGCTCACCGCGGCGGTCGGGGCGGTGCCGTGGTGGTTCTGCGCGTTCCTGCTGCCCGTGATGGCGCTGCGCGCCCGGCAGGCGCACGCCGGGCTGATCGCGGGAGAGGTGCTGTCGGCCCGCAAGCAAGGCGTCACCATCCACCGCTGGGGCGTCGTCCTCCTGGTCGCGGCGAACCTGGTTCTCGTGCACAACGGCTGA
- a CDS encoding Gfo/Idh/MocA family oxidoreductase — MERTLIIGLGRAGLGLHWAVLRKLRAAGRHAELFDPGPVLTFDPLDPMAPPRAEGLRPVASVAQARELLDPERTVVHLCTPPVARLGLLRELAAAGFRRIIVEKPLAADRQAVHEILDLARTQRLRLAVVAPWLASALTARLDRLVEDGDLGELRAIDVRQSKPRMSRTLADGGHPTAFDVEPPHSLGVCLRLAGDAVLSTAELADMRIGDTVIPGMGRAELVLRHQDATSRIVSDLTAPVRERRVELEFTHGRAVAHYPGAEDDHYAQLRLSRAGHSETREVFPDDQLSAYFVDTYRTLREGTTLEPQLRLAARVVELLADAKEAARRPDPADALPSAGQSGCRVSHAG; from the coding sequence ATGGAGCGGACACTGATCATCGGGCTCGGACGGGCGGGCCTGGGGCTGCACTGGGCGGTGCTGCGCAAGCTGCGCGCCGCCGGGCGGCACGCCGAACTCTTCGACCCCGGCCCCGTGCTGACCTTCGACCCGCTCGATCCCATGGCGCCCCCGCGGGCCGAGGGACTGCGCCCCGTCGCCTCGGTCGCCCAGGCCCGCGAGCTGCTGGACCCCGAGCGGACCGTCGTACACCTGTGCACCCCGCCCGTCGCCCGCCTCGGGCTGCTGCGCGAACTGGCCGCCGCGGGCTTTCGCAGGATCATCGTGGAGAAGCCTCTGGCGGCCGACCGCCAGGCCGTCCACGAGATCCTCGACCTCGCCCGCACCCAGCGGCTGCGCCTCGCGGTCGTCGCCCCCTGGCTGGCCAGCGCGCTGACCGCACGGCTCGACCGCCTCGTCGAGGACGGCGACCTCGGCGAACTGCGCGCCATCGACGTACGGCAGAGCAAGCCGCGCATGAGCCGCACCCTGGCCGACGGCGGGCACCCCACCGCGTTCGACGTGGAACCCCCGCACTCCCTCGGGGTCTGTCTCCGGCTCGCCGGGGACGCCGTGCTCAGCACCGCCGAACTGGCCGACATGCGGATCGGCGACACCGTCATCCCCGGCATGGGCCGCGCCGAACTGGTCCTGAGGCACCAGGACGCGACCAGCCGGATCGTCTCCGACCTCACCGCCCCGGTCCGCGAGCGCCGCGTGGAGCTGGAGTTCACCCATGGCCGGGCGGTCGCGCACTACCCGGGCGCCGAGGACGACCACTACGCCCAGCTGCGGCTCAGCCGCGCCGGGCACTCCGAGACCCGCGAGGTCTTCCCCGACGACCAGCTGTCCGCGTACTTCGTCGACACCTACCGCACCCTGCGCGAGGGCACGACCCTGGAACCTCAACTGCGTCTCGCCGCCCGCGTGGTGGAACTGCTCGCCGACGCCAAGGAGGCGGCCCGGCGCCCCGACCCGGCGGACGCCCTGCCCTCCGCAGGCCAGAGCGGATGCCGGGTGAGCCATGCCGGCTGA
- a CDS encoding DegT/DnrJ/EryC1/StrS family aminotransferase translates to MESEAEHPVPFFTQAGTFTDCWPDINRHLNEMFDRGKYSHGRQVAELEKALAEYTGARHVVAVNSGTDALVLLLRACGVGPGDEVVVPAFSFVASASSVALARATPVFADIDPVSYSLDPRSVEAVLTPRTKAIMPVHLFWQLADMGALGALAQRHGLKVVEDSAEAIGMRRAGVHAGLLGDGGVLSFFPTKTLGALGDAGAVLTDDPEIAERVAILRHHGRMGRTVDHIAGISNLSGASGTNSKMDDIQASVLLGKLPRLDAAIARRAELAALYTERLRDVPGVLRLPTVVERDVPAPPVFYVYVIEVERRDALVEHLTRAGIGTEVYYPTPLHLQPCFAGLGHRRGDFPHAEAACERTVALPFHPDLAPDDVHRVCEAIRRFYTGDAS, encoded by the coding sequence ATGGAATCGGAAGCCGAACACCCGGTTCCGTTCTTTACTCAGGCCGGCACCTTCACCGACTGTTGGCCGGATATCAACCGCCATCTCAACGAGATGTTCGACCGTGGTAAGTACTCCCACGGCCGGCAGGTCGCCGAACTGGAAAAGGCGCTCGCCGAATACACCGGAGCACGGCACGTGGTGGCGGTGAACAGCGGGACGGACGCTCTCGTCCTGCTGCTGCGCGCCTGCGGTGTCGGCCCCGGCGACGAGGTCGTCGTGCCGGCCTTCAGCTTCGTCGCCTCGGCGTCCTCGGTGGCACTGGCCCGCGCCACACCGGTGTTCGCCGACATCGACCCGGTGAGCTACTCACTGGACCCGCGTTCCGTCGAGGCGGTCCTCACCCCGCGCACCAAGGCGATCATGCCGGTGCATCTGTTCTGGCAGCTCGCGGACATGGGAGCGCTCGGCGCCCTGGCGCAGCGGCACGGTCTCAAGGTGGTGGAGGACAGCGCGGAGGCGATCGGCATGCGCCGTGCCGGCGTCCACGCCGGACTGCTGGGCGACGGCGGCGTGCTGTCGTTCTTCCCCACCAAGACCCTGGGCGCGCTGGGCGACGCGGGTGCCGTCCTGACCGACGACCCGGAGATCGCCGAGCGGGTGGCGATCCTGCGCCACCACGGCCGGATGGGCCGCACCGTGGACCACATCGCCGGTATCTCCAACCTCTCCGGCGCCTCGGGCACCAACAGCAAGATGGACGACATCCAGGCGTCGGTGCTGCTCGGCAAGCTGCCCCGGCTCGACGCCGCGATCGCCCGCCGCGCGGAACTGGCGGCGCTGTACACGGAGCGACTGCGCGACGTGCCGGGCGTGCTGCGGCTGCCCACGGTGGTCGAGCGGGACGTACCGGCTCCGCCGGTCTTCTATGTGTACGTGATCGAGGTGGAGCGGCGCGACGCCCTGGTGGAGCACCTCACCCGGGCAGGTATCGGCACCGAGGTCTACTACCCGACCCCGCTGCATCTGCAGCCCTGTTTCGCCGGACTCGGCCACCGCCGGGGCGACTTCCCGCATGCCGAGGCCGCCTGCGAGCGCACCGTCGCGCTGCCCTTCCACCCCGACCTCGCCCCGGACGACGTGCACCGGGTGTGCGAGGCGATCCGGCGCTTCTACACGGGGGACGCATCATGA
- a CDS encoding class I SAM-dependent methyltransferase: MTSAPAQQEYVFDPVWEKETERLRTNEAIWDPGTLERMAALGVGPGWNCLEIGAGSGSVARWLADRVGPGGRVLATDLQTERLAALGQLPQVDVVRHDLREEDLPEAAFDLVHSRMVLQHLPDRAAAVDRMVRALRPGGLLFLEDTDSSTLFRTYLSEDFLQDVRAAGYGLMREAGHDPRGGHVDLQLVLAAGLEATAEGRVVMVRGGSDQARHYMLWLEFMRPRIVAAGLVADARIDAALAEMADPAHHWLSQVLISTVGRKPGGTEPGR, translated from the coding sequence ATGACGAGCGCGCCGGCACAGCAGGAGTACGTCTTCGACCCGGTCTGGGAGAAAGAGACCGAACGGCTGCGGACCAACGAGGCGATCTGGGATCCGGGCACCCTGGAGCGGATGGCCGCGCTGGGGGTGGGGCCCGGCTGGAACTGCCTGGAGATCGGGGCCGGTTCCGGCTCGGTGGCACGCTGGCTCGCCGACCGGGTGGGCCCCGGGGGGCGGGTCCTCGCCACCGATCTGCAGACCGAGCGGCTGGCCGCGCTCGGGCAACTGCCGCAGGTGGACGTCGTACGACACGATCTGCGGGAGGAGGATCTGCCGGAGGCGGCGTTCGACCTCGTGCACTCCCGCATGGTGCTGCAGCATCTGCCCGACCGGGCGGCCGCGGTGGACCGCATGGTGCGCGCGCTGCGGCCCGGCGGGCTGCTGTTCCTGGAGGACACCGACTCCTCCACGCTGTTCCGCACCTACCTGTCGGAGGACTTCCTGCAGGACGTACGGGCCGCCGGATACGGCCTGATGCGCGAGGCGGGCCACGATCCGCGCGGCGGCCACGTCGACCTCCAGCTGGTCCTGGCCGCCGGTCTGGAGGCGACGGCGGAGGGCCGGGTCGTGATGGTGCGCGGCGGTTCCGACCAGGCCCGGCACTACATGCTGTGGCTGGAGTTCATGCGGCCGCGCATCGTGGCCGCCGGGCTCGTGGCCGACGCGCGGATCGACGCGGCCCTCGCCGAGATGGCCGACCCGGCGCACCACTGGCTGAGCCAGGTGCTGATCAGCACGGTCGGCCGCAAGCCGGGCGGGACGGAGCCGGGGCGATGA
- a CDS encoding benzoate/H(+) symporter BenE family transporter — MAEAFGGRVRRVWQDASLSAVVAGAVAVVVSFAGPLTLVVQAAHAGHLDQARLSSWIWAVAVGSGVTGFVLSLRFRAPVVAAWSTPGAALLVTQLDRMPYATAVGAYLAAAALTVLVGVTGWFDALMRRIPATVVSAVLAGILLRFGLEALRALQDSPAVAGVMLAGYVVCQRVAPRYAIAAPLAAAVAVAAGTGTLSLGGTRLSLATPVFTVPAWPGAALVSLALPLFLVTMSAQNAPGVGALREAGYALPSGPLVRDTGVASVLFAPFGAHALNLGAITAAICAGPDAHADRARRYVAGLSCGVLYIAVGLFGTTVAGLFAALPPALIAAAAGIALLGALGGSLSGAFTEARNRTAALVAFLTTASGVTLLGLGAAFWGLVFGMTCRAVLTQARQNTNSTMQPVRRE; from the coding sequence ATGGCGGAGGCCTTCGGCGGCCGCGTACGGCGGGTGTGGCAGGACGCTTCCCTGTCCGCGGTCGTCGCGGGGGCCGTCGCGGTCGTGGTCTCCTTCGCGGGGCCGCTGACCCTGGTGGTGCAGGCCGCGCACGCGGGTCATCTGGACCAGGCCCGGCTCTCCTCGTGGATCTGGGCGGTCGCCGTGGGCAGCGGGGTGACCGGGTTCGTGCTGAGCCTACGGTTCCGCGCGCCGGTCGTGGCGGCGTGGTCGACGCCGGGCGCGGCGCTGCTCGTCACCCAGCTGGACAGGATGCCGTACGCGACGGCGGTCGGGGCGTATCTGGCCGCCGCGGCGCTCACCGTGCTGGTGGGGGTGACGGGCTGGTTCGACGCGCTGATGCGCAGGATTCCGGCCACCGTCGTCTCCGCGGTGCTGGCCGGGATCCTGCTGCGGTTCGGCCTGGAGGCCCTGCGGGCGCTGCAGGACAGCCCGGCCGTGGCCGGGGTGATGCTCGCCGGGTACGTCGTCTGCCAGCGGGTGGCGCCCCGGTACGCCATCGCGGCACCGCTGGCCGCGGCCGTCGCGGTGGCGGCGGGCACCGGCACGCTGTCCCTGGGCGGCACCCGGCTCTCCCTCGCCACCCCGGTGTTCACCGTGCCCGCCTGGCCCGGCGCGGCGCTGGTCAGCCTGGCTCTGCCGCTGTTCCTGGTCACCATGTCGGCGCAGAACGCGCCGGGCGTGGGGGCGCTCAGGGAGGCCGGCTATGCGCTGCCCTCGGGGCCGCTGGTCCGGGACACGGGCGTGGCGTCCGTCCTCTTCGCGCCCTTCGGGGCGCACGCGCTCAACCTCGGCGCGATCACGGCGGCGATCTGCGCCGGCCCGGACGCCCATGCGGACCGCGCCCGCCGCTATGTGGCCGGATTGAGTTGTGGGGTGCTCTATATCGCGGTCGGTCTGTTCGGGACGACCGTCGCCGGGCTGTTCGCGGCGCTGCCGCCGGCCCTGATCGCGGCGGCCGCGGGCATCGCCCTGCTGGGCGCTCTCGGCGGCAGTCTCTCGGGGGCGTTTACCGAGGCCCGCAACCGTACCGCCGCACTCGTCGCGTTTCTCACCACCGCCTCGGGCGTCACTCTGCTGGGTCTCGGGGCGGCCTTCTGGGGTCTGGTTTTCGGGATGACCTGCCGGGCGGTCCTGACACAAGCGAGGCAAAATACCAATTCGACCATGCAACCTGTACGGCGCGAATGA